TGTCGGGCACTCACTTCACGCCCGGCGCTGGATGCACCGAGCACATTGCGCTTCACTGTCACCACGATCCACTTCCAGTGCACGATCAGGTGAACGCTGACGCCGGCGATCATCGCCATCCCGAACCAGTCATGCAGGCTGCGCCAGGCATCCCGCGTTAGTAGCCAGGACTGCGAGGCCACCCGTCCACCTTGATAGCCCGCGCCGGCGAGCCCGAAGAAGAAGACCAACCCGGTCAACGCCGTCACCAGGAACCCAAGGGCGATCACACTGTTCAGCAGCAAATTCCATTTCGGCCTGAGTGACATCCCGCACCTCGCCCTACAAGGCTGAGCCAGAGTCGCGGACAGCCGGCGCAGCCCAGCGCCCGCCCCCCGCCCACAGCGGTCGGCCGGTCTCGTCCCGCAGCACCACCGTCTGTCCGGTGGCCGGCAGCGTCAGACTCTGAACCTCGAAATCGCCGTCTTCGGCAAAACCTGTGAGCTGCACCTCGTCACCCGGCTGCAGGACGATCCCGAGGCTCGCCCAGTAGCCCGACTGGCCGAGGCCCGCCGTCAGCAGCGAGCCATCCGGGCGCTGCAGCACCAGCTGGCTGTCATCCAGCGAGACCACGCTGCCGACGGCTTCGGTCCACACATGATCGGTTTCCGCCAGGGGGGCAGCCTGGGGCCCGGTGGAACCGCTGCCTCGGCCCCCGCCGGACCGGCCGGTGTGCGGCGCTTCCGCCAGCGGTGCACGCCCTCGTCCCTGGCCCGCTCCCTCGCCGCCCACCGGACCATCGGATTCTGTCGTCCAACGCCCGCGATCTCCAGCCGCGTAGGCTTCCGCGCCCGAGCCGCTGAAGGCCTCGTACACTCCATAGCCCATCAGCGACAGC
The genomic region above belongs to Anaerolineales bacterium and contains:
- a CDS encoding DUF4405 domain-containing protein; its protein translation is MSLRPKWNLLLNSVIALGFLVTALTGLVFFFGLAGAGYQGGRVASQSWLLTRDAWRSLHDWFGMAMIAGVSVHLIVHWKWIVVTVKRNVLGASSAGREVSARQAR